The following is a genomic window from Prunus persica cultivar Lovell chromosome G7, Prunus_persica_NCBIv2, whole genome shotgun sequence.
TACCACTCGGCTTTTTCTAAACAATCAACTTCTCTCTCGGTACTAAGTACTCCTTTCATCAAGTAGAAAGAAGAGTTTAGGATACAATATGGAATTTGGCAGTGGTCCAGTTTTgtcttctcttctccctctttaCTTCTCTTCATAATCACAAtaatctcaaaatcaattcttcaataaaatcaaCAATCACCGAGCAATTCTCTTCACACTTAGCTTTAACTTGGACAAATATATATCTTCATCTTTTGGCTTTCCAACTTCCTACAAAAGATAAATTCACCTAATAAGTTCACCAAATTAAAtatagaaaattcataaatccAATTGGTGAGAATGAGATGTAACAACAagtgaaattatttttattaagcCAAATTTCAATCATAAAGTctccaaaataatattaaaaagatgTCATTTGAGACTCACATCAGATATGGTATCATAACTGGCTTCCTCCATTGGATAAATCTCACATGTCCCCATCTTAGATTATTTATGGCCCCATACCAACGATGGTGAGCTCCATTATTGATCGGGATGGGAATACTTGGTTGCTCCAAAGTATTGAGCACATTTTATCTGAAGCTGAGGCATATTGCATTAAGGCTATTCCTCTTTGTAATATGGATGAATCAGACCAATTTATTTGGCCTTAGGAAAGAGGAGGCTACTACTCAGTCAAGAGTGGGTACCACTCGGCTTTTTCTAAACTATAACTTCTCTCTCGATACCCAAGTACTCCTTTCATCAAGTGGAAAGAAGAGTTTAGGATACATATGGAATTTGGCAGTGGTCCAGAAAATTAGGAAATTCCATTAGAGAGTGGTGGCTGATGTTATCCGTGTGAAGGCCAATCTTCATAGACAAATCCTAAATGTCCCGCCCACTTCTCATTTTTGTTCTGTCTGTGGGTGGAATTCATTTGGTTTGATTCCCTTTTGAATTACAAGCCTCTGGCCCATGGCATTACCACGTTTGATTTCTTGCTACTTGATATCCGGTCTCTACTATCTAGGAATAGTTATGGCATCGATATCTTGTGCTTTGTTGGAATTATTTGCTGGGAGATTTGGAAGGAGAGATGCAGTGCTATCTTCCGAAATAACATTCCTAGGACTACTTTGGTGCTGCAAGGAAGCATATGGGTGTTCATGAGATACGGGTGGGAGTTGTAGCTTGTGATGACATAGGGGTGTTCATGAGTGGGGAAACACTATGTCAATATCTTCGCCACAGGATGCTGAAGCGGAGGCGATTCTTGCTGGGGTGAAGATGGCCAAGGCCATGGGAGATAGATGGATTATTATTGAAAGCGATACTAAGTGCGTTCTTGAGCATGTTTCTAAGAAGCAGCTTAACGGTATATGGAGGAATATCCGATTCTTAGGGAAATATGAAAGtatgtttctttcttcaagACAATTTGATGGAGTTGGATTGTTAGGAAAGCAAATGAAGCAGACCATTATGCTGCAGCTTTGGCCTTTGCAAGGGTGCACCATCATGTTTGGGTCTCTAGACCCCCTCCCTCTTTGTTCGGTGTTCTATTAAGGGATGGCTTACCCGCACCACCAGTTTGATATTGTATTTTGGCTTACATTATTTGTCTTGGAAAGTTTGTCTTCTTCTCTAAAGTTATCACCGTTTAGATGATATAATGGACACTAATGGTTTTGTATCCTTTCATGCCCTTGACTTTTCAATGTAGTCTTTTATTGACCATAAAAAGATTAAGGTgtatgtttgtgcaaataatctcgcgggagaatattcgcttctagatccttcaaccttcgatcttccttctctctcttcctcgattcctgtaaaaaagattggagtaaatagaccacacccagGGGGttttggccaaaggccctccgatgcctaagttagttcgagtgtttgtaggaaaacaatagctaagcaaatggtacggagttgtatgtagggtgtaaaccgggtggccggagccgtgtgtggtgggcGAAGCcttgtggagaaaatatggagagtggagagggagagagagcttcgagtatttttctcgggtataaggagtaggtttagatgtaccttgaatgatgaatgaggtcgtctatttataggagcctcgggggTAGGGTTTCATAGGGATTGAGTCGGACTTGATAAAATtcgaattaaatatattatctcttaagaagataatatctgaattaaatgatattatctcttaagaagataatatctggattaaatgatattatcttctctttattaggataatatcttaattaatgatattatttctttaaataaagataatatcatattaattaagatatttatcccaattaattaattagccagataaactggtttaattaattaatttaagagataatcttcttttccatgtggcgtgccctgattgcagacgaaaatatatgctcccatAGTGTACATTATAATATCTGCCTTCTCCCttacaagaaagaaaggaaaaatatgtgCTATTAAGGTGTAAATGTTGaacaaattatatttataattttaattttgatatttaacAAAATGATTGTATAAGTTAGGCAAAGGCCAATACAAATATAATTCAATATGCCTAATGTTTCAATGACCTCAACCTGATTATggatgtttgttttgtgtgagGCTATAATAAGAGGCTATAATGAAGGCAAGTGAAGGCATCCTTAATAGTCAtctaattaatgaaaatgttATTATTAGATGACCCAAACCCCTTAGTTTAAATCGTTCTTTTTCAAGAATAATATGCCAGTTTATTATTAgacttatataaataatttagtGCCCGTTTGatattgcttatttggggcTACAagtgattattttaaaatttttgaaaactcaacttgtttggtaaaagataataaaatcacttattttgaataattgctgtgagagaaagcaatTTTGATTATGTAGGAATTAGTTTTGAAGAGGCGCTGGGTTTAGTAAAACttccaaaattccaaaaataacctcttctaatttttttttattttttttaccaacCGCACTtctaacaaaaagtttaccaaacgccaaactgttTTATTTCACAGCTGATTTATCTCAAAGTAAAtctgacagcgattatttttACAACACAGCAATGTCAAACTAATCCTTAGTTAATACAATGTTCCGACCCAATATTATtactatatttatatttattattcttcttttttaagatGCAATCTcgaatctcttttttttttctttttttttttttaagagagaCATTCTCGAATGTTAAAAATTGCAAATTAGCTCTTCTCattgcaaaaataattttaaaaaagcgTAATGAGACGGAAATTTCTTAGAAAAATCTACATCACCATCTTGACAAAACAACATCGCCTAAGTGGACGACTGACTCACCCAATTGTCCAGTGATCCAACGCCACGATAATACCACGTCAGCGAAGGCAAGGCACTTTCATCCGACGACTATTCGTGGGAGCATGGACTGACTACTACAAATGCCAAACGGTCGCATGGCACGTGGTAACAGGAAATTAGTGAGGGAGTGAGTGATTTCTACGTCGTAGCAAATTTAGCAATGGAAGAGGAGGATGCGTCCAGATTCATTCCGAGCcccaaaaataaccaaaaaggcaaaaaccaaacaagatGCCTTGAAAACAGGGACATGGGTGGCCATTTCCATTTCCAtgcccttcttcttctcctcgcTTCTTCTATTTTTGGCTTTGccctcctctctcttctctagTATAACACTTTTAGCTTTTGGTTTGGCCCTCCCAAGCCTCGGCCATCTTGTTCTTCTCTCGGGCAAATAAGCAAACACTTGTCAGGTATTGTGCATCTCTTTCAATATATCTTTATCTGCTTCTTGGTTTACTAGATGGGTCTTGCTGAATTTATAGTTGTAATATGGTTGTAATGTAGGTTCTGTCTGTTAAGGTCTTATGATCGTgatcttttgttgttgttgttgttgttgtttttgttgttcaaTATGGATTTTGGTTAATGGTACATTGGTTTTTTCACAGACAATCAGTTGCTCTTGAAATATTTGATtgtttggtcattttcttgttcaaattaaattttagaaaatttgcATATTGGGGGCCTGGAGTGAGGAGTTTGGATTACATTGTGATATCTATCACTGTTAGCGGTAACTCCCAAGTCTAACAAGCAAAAAGTAGTAATAAAGGTTGATCATCATCACTATAGAGCAATCAAAACGcttttatgaatttatatagGAGACGAGGCGGAAAGTCTTTGTCCTAGTGTAAGATTTCGGACTTCATTTGGCTTCCGTTTTTGCCTGAGTTTCAGGATatatctctttctttgttgttgCAGCTTGGAGGACCGCATTTGAATAGGCTTCATCATGGTTTTGTATTTATGttggttgggtttttttaatagGAAATTATGTCTTTTCTGTCGAATGTAGTGGACTACTCGTCAACAACTTTGTATTCTTACAAGGCTATTAGTAACTttggtttaaaataaaatttaccaTGAAGCAAGCAAGAACCCAACAATCAACTATGACACAATTGGTGTTCCTTGCATCAACTTTGTTTTGCAATTAGCTGAACTTATCACCATTACTTCATCCAAAATCTAGAAgaacctttattttttttaaacgttAAATTGTAACTTAAACAAGTGTTTGTTAgtaagattttgttttttgctcATTGTAAATATTGAATGTGTTGAGTACATTTCTGGTTTCCCTTCAatgattttattgttttaatgaaacagaaaaatattATCTCATGTCTACTCTGAACaattcaacaaatatattttggCAAGAATGTCCTGTTGGGAAGGTTGAAAGGCAGAAACTACTCAACCAAAAGGGATGTGTTGTATGGATTACGGGTCTCAGTGGATCAGGTTCTTTTTTAACTGACTtgcatatcttttttttttcttttatggaaCCAAATACAGCTACACATGAGAATAAATCTTTCTTTTCATTAGCTTACATTTCTTTCTACatgatctttttattttgtggttTTTTGTTGTCATTAATGATTTTCATCAGACATTTGTACAACAACACTGTTAAGGGactggattttgtttttggcctGTCATGGCAATTTGCTAATATGATATCTGTACCATTATTTGGTATGATCGAAAAATTCTCAGCGTGGTTAATTGCTAGTGTGTGGACTTAACATGTGTTTAGATCATATTTAAACCTCCCTCCTTAGCTCCTATGGTGGAAAGGATTAACACCTCTTGAtgtcctaaatctatttgtcATTGGATATTTATCATTTCCATTGGTTAGTCACTGGTACTAGACTACGGTGATAAGATGAAATTGCTTACATCGTATTGCAATAGCGTGAATGGATTGATAAATCTTCCCAGTTTTATCATGTCTCTAGAAGGACCTTTAGAATTTAAATGTGAGGCATTATTCCTTAACGAGGCAACTCTGTGGCTCTGAAAGTCAAAGTATCCCTTTTAGAGTAGCGTGAATGGTCAGAAAAACAATATTCTGCTAATGTTCTTCATCGTTTGGGAGCATGTGTTCGTGCTCTTTAATAAATAAGGTTCTGATAGTTAGAgtattctttttgttgaaagtAAGGTGTGGAGTGTATAAGGTACCAGAGAAAACATACTGTTGGTTATTTTGGATTGGTCAATCCATAAGCAGTGCGTGTAGTGGGCATTGCTTATTGTAGTGCATATGAAGTGGAAAGTGGTGATTTAGGTGTAGTTCGAAATCTGGACAAATTGGAACTATGTAGCTAGTAGACCAATATGGTAATTGAACATCGAACTGCAAGTATATAGAATGAGCATATCTATAATCATGTTGCTGAAGGAATGACCAGCCAGTGAAGATCATCAGACTGAATAAGAAATTTAATATGCCTTCTCGAGAAGGTGGAGGTAATGAGAGAAAGTTGTTAGAGATGGTTCGGCAATGTATAATGGAGGCAAATGACTGAACGTCCAAATCCACAAAAAGAAGCGCAGTTTTGTAGCTTAAGGAGCTGCAAAAGGAGGACTAATGGAATGTTGTCAAGGCAGGGAGAAGTTCTGATGGCTTTTTGATCTGTAGTGAGTATATGGGCCAAAAAGAGTTGCATGCTTCAATTGGATGTGAACCCCCAAGTAGGTCACTGGTCCAGCCATTGGTTAATATCTGCATTTCTAACTTTCATTATATTCagaaatgtttttaattattaaaattctaATGCCCAGTTTGgtaatgtttttgtttatcattttctgcccaaaagaagaaaatcaaagagaggggagagagatgagagaagagGGAGTGATGAATGTATGGCAGAGTAAGGGAAAGGAAGAGAGGAGAGATCCGAACTCATTTCAAACTTTACGATCACGCCAATTATGTCTTGGACACTTCCTAGAGAGAGATTGGAAGAAGCCTCAGAACACACCAGCCTTTCACATCACACCAAGGCTTCTGGACTAAATCTAAGTCAACTAACACTTCACACATAAGAGGAAAATCACAAGaactttaatttctttcattttcactaaaGTCTATGCATTTACTAAATGCCTTCTTCAACTCTTTTCTGGAATCAGGGAAAAGTACACTGGCATGCTCACTAAGTAGAGAACTGCACTCCAAGGGAAAGCTGTCATACATCCTTGATGGAGACAACCTTCGGCATGGTCTGAACAAGGATCTTGGTTTCAAAGCAGAAGACAGGGCTGAAAATATACGCAGAGTTGGTATGTTTTTCTTGACAACAAAGAATTCTGATAAGGGAacgtaaattaaattaatcttgGATAACACATAAGACTTGTAAGCTGATATTGGATATAGCCCACACTGagcatgtttatttaatttaatttaatgtaGTTTTGGTATGGCCAAATCTATTCTGGCGTGCTTAACTTTTTGAATCAGGATTTCAGTGCCCGTGTTGTGCATGCACAATTGGGTGTGTGTAGTATGCATGAGGGCACTAAGTGTGTGCCTCATTAAAGGCAGGTTTATAGCTCACCCAAATGATGGACGTGTGATCTTCCTGTTTAATTGTTATCATTTATATTGTTTCGTTCCCAATAAAAGAATTGCTGTCATTTACATTTAGTGCTAAATAGTTGTTGATGAACCCCCAAATTTGAACAAGCATAGCTAGGATTGGaattttaaatcttttaattatttcttaaagaTTATTCGATGCTACAATGACTGTATTCTGGATTTTCAGTTATTAAAGTTAAATATAGTGTGTCAGATTTGAATATGGCATCTATTTTATCTCTTTTAATAACGACGCAAGTAAGCTATTAAGTTTTTAATGTAGGGGAGGTAGCAAAACTGTTCTCGGATGCTGGATTGATCTGTATTGCTAGTCTGATATCTCCTTATAGGAAAGATCGTGATGCTTGCCGTGCAATGTTACCAGATGCAAGTTTTATTGAGGCAAGACTCCTTCAtatggctcttattcttataatCTGGTATAACAGGTCCACCCATTTTAAACCATgaagatttattttattttatccatGTCAACAGGTTTTCATGAACATGCCCCTAGAATTATGTGAGTCAAGAGATGCAAAAGGCCTTTACAAGCTTGCACGTGCTGGAAAGATTAAAGGTGTGCTTTTGAATTGTCCATGGACTGTTCTATGTCCCAttttttaaaggatataaatataaataaaaacaaatatagaaGCCCAATATTAATATGGTTTGTATCAAAAGACGACTGTATATGTTATCGCATGGAAATCACTAAGTTCAAAATTCATATAGAAGAAATACCATTTTATTTGGTTCCTTACAAGGAGGGCAACTCATTTATTAGCTTCCTGTACTTCGCATTTGTGAGTGCAAAGGTAACATTATAATACTCAAATGGGTGGTCCGGGAAGGTTAGAGTGAGTTCTGGCTTCTGATTCTTATTTTACtgtgctttgtttttctttggccCTCCAAATGTCCGACACAGAGCATGCAATATCATTTCCTTTTACTCCCTAACCTGTTTGATGCCAGAACTGTATTACAGTCATCAATCTTCATTAGTTAAATCAGCATTAGTGCACGTACATGCAGACAAATCTTTCTGATTAACACCTTCGTCTTATGTCTTCGGTTTCTTTCAGCCAATTTTcaagtaattattttttctgatgGCAGGTTTTACTGGAATAGATGATCCATATGAACGACCATTGAACTGTGAGGTATGTATTTGGTGGAGTATAAAAACTAATGGTCATATCAGCATGGATCTGCTACTTGACATTGTTTAATTCTGAGACGTTACTTATGCCAATCGAACTGAaaagtttacccttattttGTCAGATAGAAATAGAACAGAAAGACGGAGTTTGCCCCAAGCCTGCTGCCTTGGCAGGCCAAGTAGTGTCCTACTTAGAGGAGAAAGGATTTCTTCAAGTTGAGTGATTTACCTTTCTTCACTTAGCCCTGGATCTCTGTCAATCCGATTAGTTGGATCAACCCTGCTCTAAGACCACCTGGCAATCGTTTGGTGGGTTAGTAGGTAGTAATTGCGAGTACATATTTTTGGTTAATATCTTTTGTTTACAGGTATAATAGGGTGAGAAATTGGGAGTTCCACTGTTTCGAATTAGCAGAACATTATGTGGCTAGTTCTTATAATTTGTTCTTCTTTAAAGAGAAACTTGTTCAGTTTCAAATCATTAAAAAGGAGCAAGTAGTTCCTGCTGTGATTTAAATACTTTTCATAATCCCAGTGTGAGCCTGGTTAACCTTCAAAACAAGGCTACTCTTTTACTAAATCAAAACCGAaggttgtaacttgtaagcaGTGGAATGAATGAGAAGTGACTCAAATTGGTGAAAATTGGATATTTGACTACAATTGGTAACGGCTGTAGACCACAACGGTTTCATCACTTGAAAAAGAATTGTAACCAAAATTGCCTTGAAGCAAATGAGACAGAGTAGCAAACCACTCAAATTTTTGTTTCGATTAATTCAAAAACCTTTGTATCTGGACTTGGAAAAGGCACGTTAATTTGATGTTATGAAATAAtgtttggaagaagaaaaaattacaGCAGGGTGGCCTGAAGTGGGAATAACTTTactgaaaaatcaaaaggaatttaaaactgaaagaagATGCACAACTGGTTTGTATCACTAGTGGTCTATGAACTTTTTAAAACTCCTCGttttattcttcaaattttcaaatcaaTTAATGTGGTCTTTCATCTTTTTGCCTACACATCAATTTTGTTCATGTTATCGCATTCtgacaaaattttcaataaaactGGCCATGTGTCTTTATTAACCAATTTTAAGTACATTGTCATCTCAATATAGCTCATTTTAGTCTTAAAGCTCGTGTTTTTACTCAATAAGACCATATTCTCTCTAACTACGTTTCGCATTTGGGGTCCGTCAAGGAGAGCATATAGCATTGTTGAGCAAAATACTTGAGTATTACTTTCTGCCAAGGTGAATAGGTCGtatattgaagaaaatatcCCTTTAAAGATTTTGGTGCAATGCAATCTGGACCAAAAGACTAATTGACTGAATTGAAAGCGTAAGGACTCAAATGAGAACTTGAGAAAAATTCAGGGATTATTCGTGGCAAAAACCTTAATAAAAACTGCCCAATcaaatccttttcttttgagaacaaAGTTTCACGCccaaaataacatatatttttctcaGAGCCATAGAATTGGCCCATTGTCAATTTTGTTCCAAACACCAGCCAAAGGTGCTATTTGCACCGACACATCAGAAACGCTCAacccttattttatttattttattttttataataaaaagaaacgaTCAACCCTTGCATTGGACatgaagggggaaaaaaatgtaaaaatgaTACAAAccagggaaaagaaaaagaaacaaactaatttgcgtttatgaaaattattttaatttgatgaaaagcattaattttgttaGTATTTTTATCAaccaatatttttatttatttattagaaaTCCAATGCtacaaaaactatatatacGTTTTAGTTTTGGTGGTGAATGTCAAAAgcgtgaaaaaaacaaaagaaagaagagagagagagagagagagagagagagagagagaggagcgGCTGCCTGAGATGGTGTTGAACAGCAATGTGGTGGTGAGAGTAGCAAATATATCAGCAAATATATGCCAATACATAGCCTGCAACCCTGAGAGATTGAGTAGCCACCAAGTGCTGCACCTCCTCTTCTGCTTCCCTTTCCACCAGCTACGACGTCGTTTGGTAGCCTTCATATGCCTCCCTTATCTTTCCTCCTCATCCTCTTCCGAAGCCGATGATGACGATGAAGATTCTTCCCACGATTCTTCCGACGATCTCTCTGCCTACGCCAGCAATTCACACTCCGATTGATTGAATGGATCTCCatctttgtattttatttttctttttttgggtgaaattctcttttcttttttcttcttgttagtttatgaatttaccCAGATGGCcgaaaaacgaaaaaacaaacattagatTTAGATTGGGATTAGGAAAACCCCATGTGTTATTATCGATTAAATCAGTGGTTATTAGTATGGTTTTATTATCagtgtttcttgttttttttttaaatacttttattttGCCAATTCGATTGGTACATTCTTGATCTTATCCCttaaatttcatcaaattggAGTGAATTAGGTGCAAATTCGTTTTTCCCTTCAAATTAACTCAAACTTGACGGTATGATTATGGACTACTGGAAAATCCGATTTTTACGTGATAGATATATTAAACCATTATAAATCCTTAAGTCATTATAAATCCGATTTTTACGTGATACCCTCATATACTTTTACCCGCAATTTCTGCCATTATAAATCCTTAAGTCAATTAATTATCttaattaaattctatttaattAGGAGAATTATAATTGATTTAAGATATGAATCTCTCCATAAGGATGAAATTTCCACcgaatctccttgattaattttaaTCCCCTATTTTTGGGTAAGAATAAtcctaattaaataagaattattcttcATGAATTATTCTTCAAACCCTAACTGATAAGGAGCACTATTAATATATGGTTACATCACACACATGAGGTAATTCTAAATCCTAAATCCCTATttgaaactctctctctctctctctctctctctctcatggctCCGGTCACTCGGTTTTCTCATACCACAGAGAAAACTCCAACCAATTTAGCTTTTGTCCTATCTTTTTCAAGGTCTaatcgaactaacttaggcatcgaagCGCCTTTGGCCAACTCCTCCCCGGGTGTGATCTATTTACTCCAACTTTTTTTCACAGAGATCgagggaaaagaaagagaaggaagttCGAATGTCAAAGAATCTACGTGCGAATATTCCCCCGTGCGGAATTTTGCTCAAAcattttcattgagagcaTGAGTTATACTCAATGCGTGCTCTTAAATCAAAAGAATCTATTTCCTCATATTCATCACTCAACcaaagccttccaaacaaccatggttggacgCATGCATACTCGAAGCAAGGCTGCCACAACGACACAATCTGCGATGAGCCAAAGCCATACGTCTCGCAGTCCCTCGACCAAGATCATGGCTCTACCTCACGGCCTCGTGGCTGCCACATCCTTGCCGCCATTTGGCCTTGCAGGGGAATCCAAGGCTCATCACCACGACGAAGCCGCGGTGCACGGTGCAGCCACCACTTGCTGCTATCTTGGCGCGACCGCGTATTATGGCATGATCTTGGAACAACTATATCTGTTCCCTCATTTGCTGTCGCGCTTGACGATTGCTACCTACACCTCcaacgaaaccctagccctcgTGTAATTAGGCTCCACACAAGTCTCTCTTCCGTATCCAAGCATTCAAGTCTACCTCAAGCTTATAGTAAACCAGCTCGCTCAAAGAGTagatgaccaaaacaacttGGTTGAACAGCT
Proteins encoded in this region:
- the LOC18769836 gene encoding adenylyl-sulfate kinase 3, which translates into the protein MSTLNNSTNIFWQECPVGKVERQKLLNQKGCVVWITGLSGSGKSTLACSLSRELHSKGKLSYILDGDNLRHGLNKDLGFKAEDRAENIRRVGEVAKLFSDAGLICIASLISPYRKDRDACRAMLPDASFIEVFMNMPLELCESRDAKGLYKLARAGKIKGFTGIDDPYERPLNCEIEIEQKDGVCPKPAALAGQVVSYLEEKGFLQVE